The Nostoc cf. commune SO-36 genomic sequence CCGGACACCATGATTGGGTGAACCAAATGCTTCAGAGTATGCAGTATCACACTTTGAGTATTAATCCTTTCCTGCGACGGAGTTGGGTAGAGTTAGCAATTCCCGCAGCTAGAGGAATGGTAGCTCATGCCAAAGGCGATTTCAACACGACTGTTGTAGAACTGAAACCTGTTTTACCACGCTTGCATGAGATTGGAGGGAGTCATGCACAGCGAGTATTATTTGGGCAAGTTTATCAAGATGCGGTATTGTCGACACAACAGCAGAGTTGGGATTATGCCGTGTCTTAAAAACTAGTGCAAAATAAAATTATCCTCCACACCCTCATCATGGCTATCCAAAAACTCGAACAACAACTCCTTCAGCTTTCGCCCAATGATAAACTGTATATTATCCAACTTCTCGCTCAAAGCTTGACCACACACAATAACAACGCCCACCCAGATCAACCAAGCAAACTCTCAGACTTTTTCCGTGAATCTCCTTTGGCTGAACTCACTGAAGAATTAGATATTAACCGAGGTTTGGTATTACTAAAAACCCTGATTGAGTCTTTACAACCAGAAACCAAAACTGAAACCCCAGAATATCCCCTGACTCAATTTTATGGATGTATCCAAGATGAAACATTCTTTCGCCATCCCCAAGGACAACAACAAGAACGTGAACACATCCTGTGAAATTCCTGCTAGATACTAACACTTGCATTATTTATATGCGTGGAAAAAATTCCACCTTAAAGCAAAAACTAGAATCCACTGCAACTAAAGATATTGCCGTTTGCTCAGTCGTCAAAGCTGAACTATTTTATGGCGCAATGAAAAGTGCCAATCCAGTACGTAATCTTACCTTACAACAAGAATTTTTAGCACAATTTATATCATTAACTTTTGACGATCTAGCAGCAATGAGATTTGGAACGATTCGCTCTCAACTAGAAGCATTAGGTACTCCAATTGGAGCTTATGATTTACAAATTGCCGCTATCGCACTGACAAATAACTTAACCCTTGTCACCCATAACACTAGGGAGTTCAAGCGCGTTAATAATTTGCTTACTGAAGATTGGGAGATAGATAATTGAGAACCCATTTCCTTCTCTTTGTGCCTCTGCTTGAGCTTTTATTTTATTTCTTACCTAGACAAGCTAACACAAGAGCGGTCTTTATAAATCTGATTTAATATCTGATAATCTTCCAAACTCACTGCGGCAAAACGTCTGACTCCGAACTGTTTCATCACTTTTTGTAACTCTGCATCTGGTTGGAGTAATGCCAACTGCATTTGCTGAGTCAAAGATATACCTAGACGCTGTGCTACTACCAATGGTGGCATCGGAGAAGGCCCCAGCACTTCCACCACACGCAAATGCTGTGATAATTCAGGAAAATCCTTTAATTCCTGTTCTAGCACCACACTATCAATCGCTGCACAATCTGCCAATCCCTCAACTACCCAGCGAATTGAACGCTGATGTGAACCTGATTGTAGCGTTTTGCCAAAGAAATTTTCAGGATATTTTTGTTGAACTAATTTATGAGAAAGTAAATTATAACCACTATTAGAACCCAGATCATTATAACAAAATGTTTTTCCTGCTAAATCTGTAAACTTTTTGATATTACTATTAGCATTGACAATAACATCTGCATAATAAACAGGGCAGTTGCTATATCTTGATGATTGCATTACTGGCGCAACTAAAGTCTGCAATTGATTTGAAACTATTTGACTATAGCGAATTAGTGGCAATCCACAAATAAAAGCTAAGTCTATCTGGTCTTGGAATAATAGGGAGTCTTCCAAGGGGTCATGTTCTCCTTGTTGTAGTTGGAATTCTACTTTTAAAACACGACCTAAATAAGCTGCGATCGCCTGATAAAATTCAAACCAATTGGGAGCCAGATAAGATGTAATTTGCAATTTTTTATATATGGTCATTTTTGTTCTACAACAGTTTCATGTTGAATCAATCGACTTATTTTTTTCCAAATATATAATGTATATATAAAAATCCGAGACTGGCAAAGGTCAACAACATAATACCCAAAACTGTTGTGTATGCTTTAGTGTGCCACCATAGCTGCTTTAAAAAATCTGTACCAAGTAGTAATATCTTCCACAAGAAATAATCATTTACTTTTTTAGCGTCTTGGATATTGATGTGTTGAGCTAATGCCATTTCGATTTCTGCCTTCAATCCAAACAAAGAACGGTAAAACGATAGCTTTTGTGTAGATTATAATATATATTATCTAAGTTCGTCAAAAAATCTGAATAATTAACGTTAATATTTTTGGAGATAAACTTCATATATTCTCAATCAATAAAACTTAAATCGTCATAAAGTACAAAACCCCGGTTTATTCAAGAAACCGGAGTTATTTTATGCCAACTTATTTTTTCAACTAAATGGGGTTTTTCCTCAAAATGGACGGCTACCCGCTAAACTTATCCGTTTCATCACCCGGCGTTGATTGGGATCAAATGCTTGACGATAATGCAAAGTTGCTTGATTATCCCAATAGACAATATCGCCTACAGACCATTTATGTTGATAATAAAATCGAGGTTGATGTAAATGCGATCGCAGCTGTTCAATTAATTCAGATCCTTCTTGCGGATCTAGTCCGACAACTTCCACTTCTGTGGCGTAATCTAGATATAAAATCTTTTTCCCACTTTCTGGGTGTGTCCGTACTAGAGGGTGAGGAAATACCGGGCTAATTAGAGGAATACTCTTATCGAGACGGTATTTAGAACGCGGTGTATTTGGTTGATTTAAAAACGGATTGTAGGTAATCAACTGCAAATCTGCAATCCGACGCTTGATAGATTCATCCAAGGTTTCATAAGCCAAATTCAAATTTAACCAGTAAGTATCTCCACCTTCATTGGGTACTTCCAAAGCATAGAGTAAAGAACCACTAGAAGGATAAGGAGTCCACTTTTGACATCCTCCCCACCGTGAACGGCGGGGATTCCTAAGACTCACGACTTAGGTTTCTGCTTCTTTCCCTTGCGGGTATTTTGCAACTGCCCTTTAATCCTAGAATTATCGGGTCTTATGTTCGCTCCACAGACTGAAACGGCAAGCCCTGCCGCCAAAATATTCTTACTTGCATTGATGTCCCGGTCGTGGTGTGTCCCGCATTTAGGACAATCCCACTCTCGTACATTCAACGGTAATTTATCAACGATATGTCCACAATTGCCACATCGTTTAGAACTCGGAAACCATCGGTCAATCTTAACCAAAGTGCGGCCATACCAATCGCACTTATATTCAAACTGTCTGACCAGTTCACCCCAACTCGCATCACTGATAGCAAGAGCGAGTTTCCGATTTTTGATCATGTTCTTCACAGCCAAATCTTCTACGGCGATGGTTTGGTTTTCTCTCACCAACCGAGTTGTCAACTTGTGAAGGAAATCATTTCGAGCGTCACTAATTTGGGCATGGATATTAGCGACTTTAAGACGAGACTTATGGCGATTGTTAGACCCTTTCTGCTTACGACTCAAAGATTTTTGTGCAATACGCAACTTGGCGCGTTTTGCTTTAAAACCTTTAGGGTTTGCAACCTTCTCACCCGTAGAGAGAACAATCAAACTCGTGATACCCAAGTCAATCCCAACAGAGTTAGGAGATTCCGGCAATGGATCAATCTCAATATCCACCAACAAAGAAACGCTCCAACGTCCAGAGGGCGAGAGCTTCACGTTAACGGTGGAGGGTTCGGCATTATCGGGAATGGCTCGACTCCATCGGATGTCCAGAGCTTCCGAACTTTTAGCGAGGAACAATTTACCATCACGCCATTTAAAAGCAGATTTAGTAAATTCTGCACTACCGCCATTGCGCTTCTTCTTGAAGTTTGGGTATTGCGCCCTTCCTGCAAAGAAGTTAGTGAAAGCGGTTTGCAGATGTCTCAAGCCTTGCTGCAACGGCACACAACTGACATCGTTAAGAAAATCAAGTTCGGCTTGTTTTTTCCAGTCTGTCAACAGACTCGAAGTTTGAGCGTAGCCTACTCGTTCCTGTCTTTCATACCATGCTTGAGTCCTTGCGGCGAGAGCGCGGTTATAGACCAATCGAGTACAGCCCATCGTTCTCCGAAGCAAGGTTTCTTGCTCAGGAGTCGGATAAAAGCGGTACTTGAAAGATTTTTGTGTCATTTTCACATTGTAGCATTTATTCTGTGAGATACACGACTCCCAATATAAAGCCGTGCTAGAAGCACGGGGTTTCTACCCATTTTTTTGATGATCAGAATGAAAAGTTAGTTCACCAGTTCCAGTATAGCCACCATCAACATTAGAAACGGGAATTATTACGGGTGTGACTCCTGGCTGAGAAGCAAGAACTGGGATATCATCTGGCGGGACAAATAGAGAACCAAAATGAAAAGCAAAGTTTAAGAATTTCTCATCAGTCAGGTTTTGATTTTTGAAGATGAGAATGTGGCGTTCTCTTAATTCCTGCTTCAATCTTAAGATAACTTCAGGTTCAATCGTTTGACTAGCATCAAATCCAGTCACTACAGATCCTAAAGGTGTATCAAAAGCAGTAATTTCAAAGTTAGTTAGGGTGAGTGTAGACATAATTATCTTTCAAAATTGATTGCAAACTTTCCAAATATTATTTTTTAGCCAGAACTTCTTGGGGAGTGATTTCGGCGTATTGTTCTGGAGTTAAAAAACCATCTCTGACATTTACTTGTTTAGGTATTAGTCCCAAGCTGTACCATTTATCTGCAACTTGTTGTTGTTTATTAATAATTTTTTCGGTAATTGGTATCAGCGTAAAATCATACTTTTTGTGCATAATCTCTAATGTTGGTGGATCAAGGTGAGTTATTCCAGAGAGCAATTTGGAAAGTTCTTTAGGATTATTTTTAGACCAATTTTGGGCTTTTTGCACTTCTTCTAGAAAGACTTTGATGACTTCTCGATTTTCTTGATAGAATTTGCGGTTTGTGGATATAAAATTGTTAGTATCTCGCAAGCCGTTACCACCATCAGTTAAAACCCGTGCCGTGTTATTTTGGACATTTCTTGTAACAAATGGTTCCCAAATAAACCAAGCGTCTACTTTACCTTGACTAAATGCCACATTAGCATCTGGAGGCGCTAGACCGATTGATTCTATATCACTAAGCTTTAAACCTTCTTTTTCTAAGGCTCGAAGTATAAGATAATGACCAATTGATGCTTTTTGAAAAGCTACTTTTTTTCCTTTTAAATCTTTGACACTTTGAATAGGAGAGTTTTTAGGAACTAACAGTGAAACTGCTTGCCCATCAGAAGAGTTAGCTGCTAGATATACAAGAGGTGCGCCGGCTGCTTGAGAGAAAACAGGAGGAGATTCGGCTGTAGAGGCAATATCAAGTGCGCCTGCATTTAAAGCTTCTAATTGTTGTGGCCCGGCAGCAAATTCTGGCCACTCTACCCTATATCCTAAAGGTTTTAATCGTTCTGCTAGAATACCTTTTTGTTCTAAGACGGCTAGGGCAGTCAGTTGTTTAGAGCGGACAATTCTAATTACTTTCTTGGCAATAGTATTACTACTAGCTACATTAGAAGCCGATGAAGCTGATTGTTGCTGAGAATTATTTGGTGAATTACTGCAACTAAATACTGTAGTAAGTACTAAACTGTAACCAAAAGCAAATAAGGCGTGACGACGAGTGATGTGTCGGTTTTTCCAGAATGCAATTTGTTTTCTGAAATCTTTCATGAATTAATTCACCTCTAATTATCTCTGCGCTTCTGCGCCTATTTTTTGCTACGCAACGCTAACGCCTAACGGCGAATGTATGAGATTTGGTCTTTTGACTTAACTGCATCCGCAATTAAAAAGAAGGAATTAAGGTGGTTTTACCCACCTTAAGCAACCGATTTGAGGTCTACTGTGGCGGAAACTTTAGGAATATTGCGTGACTAGGGTAATTCTTCATTCAGTACCCAATTGCCAATATCGCGCAACTTATAATCTACAGGGTCATGAAGCGTAAAAGTACGTAAATCTCGCCAGTAACGGTCAAAGCCGTATTTACTACCCGTAGAACGAGTTCCCATAACTTCAAAAATACCTGTGGTGAGATTCAAGGCAACGCGAGTAGCAAAAGCCTTGGCTGCAAAAACCGAAACTGCTACTTCTCCCCTTTCTTTAAAAGTCAGGTTAACTTCTTTGTCCCATGCTTGTTGTACTTGGCTAGCAGCTTTGTCAGCTAAACTAATTGCTGCTTGCAGTTCTGCCCACAAGTTTCCATAGTGATTCAAAATATAGGGGTCTTGAGTAGCACTATCGACACCAGACGTAATCCAAGGTTTGGTTTGAGTAACAGTGTATTGTTTAGCAGCTGCCAATGCTCCTTCAGCAATTCCCAAGTAAACATAAGTTTTCGTCAATTGGGCGATGATTCCCAAAAATGTACTAAAAGCACCATCAGGAGGATGAGGATATCCCAAAATTTCATCTGTTTTTACCAAAACATCGTAAAAAGTGAATGTATCGCTATCTGTGCGCCTTTGCCCAATATTGTCCCAGTCTTGATTAGAAGCGACACCAGCCCTATCTTTGGGAATTATGAATACTAACGGTAGTTCTACATTATCTTGAATGGCAGCGAAAACGCGGAAATCTGCAATGGCGACACCTGTACCAAAACTTTTGACCCCATGAACACGAAAATTTTCACCTTCTGCGGTAATTTTCAGCCTTGTATCTCTAGTGTTAATGGCATTAGCCCAAAATAAATTTTTCTGGGCAGTTTCCCGATAATATCTTTCCTTTTGCTCTAGTGTTCCTGAAACATGAGCCAAGGCAGTTAAATTCAGATGGTTGCCATACAACTGTCCAATTGAACCGTCTGCCTTCGAGAGTTCTTGGACTATTTTTAAAGCTTCTGCCCAAGTCGCACCAATACCACCATACTCTTTTGGTACAACCAAAGGTAGTAAACCAGTTTCTCGCAACCGTTGGATTTCTATATCTGGCAGCCCTGCCTTATTATCTCTTTCCACTGCGGTAGCTGCTAATTCCGTAGATAAAGAAGTAGCAACATTAATCCAATGTTTGGATTCTTGTTTAACTAATAGTTGCACCATTATCTATTTTCTCCTTGTGGTGAGTATGGATGAGGAAATGGGAATTGGAGAAGTTAGGATTCAGTTGCGACACGAGGAGGTATAGTTCGCCCAATTCCCAAGATTTAATCCTTGACATTGCTGATTGAAAATATGAGCTAGTCTGGCGCAGAGAGTAAGAGCTTAAATCAGTGATTTTTCAGTCATCTGGGCAACAATCTTTTTGAATTAACACTGCTTCTCCTTAAACTCTGTTGAGTCTACTTAATCTTAAATCCTTACCGAGCAAGCACTTTTACAAAATAACTATCCTGGTAGTGGCAAGATAAGTTTAAACAAAGTACTGTAAATTGGTAGGTATTTAGTAGATTCTTGCTGATATAGCAGTTTTGCATGATTGCCTGTAAAAGGCAAGTACATTTTGTCTAAGAATTCGGGGTTGCTGAGTCTAAATATGAATTTGGCTCATCTAGAGGCGCAGTGAGCAGTCCGTTGGGTGGCTGTGCCGACTTGTAGGAACTGCAAGCCACCACTGCATGATGAACTATGGCTTAATAAAGTCATGAAAATTTGATATTACTGAAATATAAGAAAATGTACTCATAGCATTTTTTCAACTAATGAGTTGTTTCAATGATGGATATAGCTTGACAAAGCTTTGACGGTTTATACGCTAGGAAATAAAAGGGTATTATCTTTCAACTGTTTTTCGATCTAGTAGGCAGATAAATCAAATAAACCGACAGCTAATTCTGGATATTAAGTAATTCGCTATAACTAACAAAAGACTCTCAGCCCTTAATAAATAAGGATTTTAGCCAAATAGCTCCCAATTAAATATGAAAAGCCGCTTAATTTACGTCAAGCATATAGGTATAGGGGCCTTGAAATTGCTAGAACTCCAGAATCTATTGATTTCTCAAAAATAAAGTTTTACCTTGCTAATTAAGTCAGCCACATCACTAACGGCGACAACAAGGAGACTATTTCTATGATGACAACCGAATCTATACTCAGTGAAATGGAAGCTTGCAAACAAATCTCTATTGAATGCCAAACTACTTGCATTGATACTCTCAAATACTGCAAGAGTCAGGGTGGTAAATATATGGATATGGCTATGATGTCCATGTTGCGGGACTGTGCAGAAATGTGCATGATGTGCGTCAACATGATTAATGACGGTTCTGAGTTTATGGGAAACACCTGTAGTTTATGCGCCCAAATTTGCGATCGCACTGCCCTAGCTTGCGAACAAATGAGCAACG encodes the following:
- a CDS encoding RNA-guided endonuclease InsQ/TnpB family protein, which produces MTQKSFKYRFYPTPEQETLLRRTMGCTRLVYNRALAARTQAWYERQERVGYAQTSSLLTDWKKQAELDFLNDVSCVPLQQGLRHLQTAFTNFFAGRAQYPNFKKKRNGGSAEFTKSAFKWRDGKLFLAKSSEALDIRWSRAIPDNAEPSTVNVKLSPSGRWSVSLLVDIEIDPLPESPNSVGIDLGITSLIVLSTGEKVANPKGFKAKRAKLRIAQKSLSRKQKGSNNRHKSRLKVANIHAQISDARNDFLHKLTTRLVRENQTIAVEDLAVKNMIKNRKLALAISDASWGELVRQFEYKCDWYGRTLVKIDRWFPSSKRCGNCGHIVDKLPLNVREWDCPKCGTHHDRDINASKNILAAGLAVSVCGANIRPDNSRIKGQLQNTRKGKKQKPKS
- a CDS encoding TauD/TfdA dioxygenase family protein, translated to MSTLTLTNFEITAFDTPLGSVVTGFDASQTIEPEVILRLKQELRERHILIFKNQNLTDEKFLNFAFHFGSLFVPPDDIPVLASQPGVTPVIIPVSNVDGGYTGTGELTFHSDHQKNG
- a CDS encoding aliphatic sulfonate ABC transporter substrate-binding protein: MKDFRKQIAFWKNRHITRRHALFAFGYSLVLTTVFSCSNSPNNSQQQSASSASNVASSNTIAKKVIRIVRSKQLTALAVLEQKGILAERLKPLGYRVEWPEFAAGPQQLEALNAGALDIASTAESPPVFSQAAGAPLVYLAANSSDGQAVSLLVPKNSPIQSVKDLKGKKVAFQKASIGHYLILRALEKEGLKLSDIESIGLAPPDANVAFSQGKVDAWFIWEPFVTRNVQNNTARVLTDGGNGLRDTNNFISTNRKFYQENREVIKVFLEEVQKAQNWSKNNPKELSKLLSGITHLDPPTLEIMHKKYDFTLIPITEKIINKQQQVADKWYSLGLIPKQVNVRDGFLTPEQYAEITPQEVLAKK
- a CDS encoding four-helix bundle copper-binding protein translates to MSMMTTESILSEMEACKQISIECQTTCIDTLKYCKSQGGKYMDMAMMSMLRDCAEMCMMCVNMINDGSEFMGNTCSLCAQICDRTALACEQMSNDATMMLCAAICRKCAESCNKMGLNSASYFRRSSQLAVDALLSR
- a CDS encoding TauD/TfdA dioxygenase family protein, coding for MSLRNPRRSRWGGCQKWTPYPSSGSLLYALEVPNEGGDTYWLNLNLAYETLDESIKRRIADLQLITYNPFLNQPNTPRSKYRLDKSIPLISPVFPHPLVRTHPESGKKILYLDYATEVEVVGLDPQEGSELIEQLRSHLHQPRFYYQHKWSVGDIVYWDNQATLHYRQAFDPNQRRVMKRISLAGSRPF
- the vapC gene encoding type II toxin-antitoxin system tRNA(fMet)-specific endonuclease VapC, with product MKFLLDTNTCIIYMRGKNSTLKQKLESTATKDIAVCSVVKAELFYGAMKSANPVRNLTLQQEFLAQFISLTFDDLAAMRFGTIRSQLEALGTPIGAYDLQIAAIALTNNLTLVTHNTREFKRVNNLLTEDWEIDN
- a CDS encoding phosphate/phosphite/phosphonate ABC transporter substrate-binding protein yields the protein MTIYKKLQITSYLAPNWFEFYQAIAAYLGRVLKVEFQLQQGEHDPLEDSLLFQDQIDLAFICGLPLIRYSQIVSNQLQTLVAPVMQSSRYSNCPVYYADVIVNANSNIKKFTDLAGKTFCYNDLGSNSGYNLLSHKLVQQKYPENFFGKTLQSGSHQRSIRWVVEGLADCAAIDSVVLEQELKDFPELSQHLRVVEVLGPSPMPPLVVAQRLGISLTQQMQLALLQPDAELQKVMKQFGVRRFAAVSLEDYQILNQIYKDRSCVSLSR
- a CDS encoding acyl-CoA dehydrogenase family protein; protein product: MVQLLVKQESKHWINVATSLSTELAATAVERDNKAGLPDIEIQRLRETGLLPLVVPKEYGGIGATWAEALKIVQELSKADGSIGQLYGNHLNLTALAHVSGTLEQKERYYRETAQKNLFWANAINTRDTRLKITAEGENFRVHGVKSFGTGVAIADFRVFAAIQDNVELPLVFIIPKDRAGVASNQDWDNIGQRRTDSDTFTFYDVLVKTDEILGYPHPPDGAFSTFLGIIAQLTKTYVYLGIAEGALAAAKQYTVTQTKPWITSGVDSATQDPYILNHYGNLWAELQAAISLADKAASQVQQAWDKEVNLTFKERGEVAVSVFAAKAFATRVALNLTTGIFEVMGTRSTGSKYGFDRYWRDLRTFTLHDPVDYKLRDIGNWVLNEELP